From a single Pyxidicoccus xibeiensis genomic region:
- a CDS encoding glycosyltransferase family 2 protein, with amino-acid sequence MNRKVTLIMRSKDSAWVIGQALSGLFSQARKDFELLVVDSGSRDATLDIVSRFPCRLIRIEARAYFPGVVLNRAIREAKGEVIVFQNSDVVPLTPEALDRLLAPIERGEADATFARQLPRPEAHTWVRRDYEVSFPERGEAPPWMTYSLPFAAMTREAWLKHPFYEDAWGSEDTEWGHWARNHGLRVRYVPGALVMHSHNYTLKQLYGRRFIEGEADAFILRDRASVMGLARRVGASWARDAVAHLLARDAAGLALSVPRRFVYHWAYLKGHLWGEQRLRSGNADPSTGQQVVLRRQ; translated from the coding sequence ATGAATCGCAAGGTCACCCTCATCATGCGGTCGAAGGACTCGGCCTGGGTCATCGGTCAGGCGCTCTCGGGCCTCTTCTCGCAGGCGCGTAAGGACTTCGAGCTTCTCGTGGTGGACTCGGGCTCCAGGGACGCGACGCTGGACATCGTCTCGCGGTTTCCGTGCCGGCTGATCCGCATCGAGGCGAGGGCGTACTTTCCGGGCGTGGTGCTCAACAGGGCCATCCGCGAGGCCAAGGGGGAGGTCATCGTCTTCCAGAACTCTGATGTGGTGCCGCTGACGCCGGAGGCGCTGGACCGGCTGCTGGCGCCCATCGAGCGCGGCGAGGCGGACGCGACCTTCGCCCGGCAACTGCCGCGGCCGGAGGCGCACACGTGGGTGCGGCGGGACTACGAGGTGTCATTCCCGGAGAGGGGAGAGGCGCCGCCATGGATGACGTACTCGCTGCCGTTCGCGGCGATGACGCGTGAGGCGTGGCTGAAGCACCCCTTCTACGAGGACGCCTGGGGCTCGGAGGACACGGAGTGGGGGCACTGGGCGCGCAACCACGGGCTCCGGGTGCGCTACGTGCCGGGCGCGTTGGTGATGCACTCGCACAACTACACGCTGAAGCAGTTGTACGGCCGCCGCTTCATCGAGGGGGAGGCGGACGCCTTCATCCTCCGGGACCGCGCGTCGGTGATGGGACTGGCCCGGCGGGTGGGCGCTTCCTGGGCTCGGGATGCGGTCGCGCACCTCCTGGCGCGCGATGCCGCGGGCCTGGCGCTCTCCGTCCCGCGGCGGTTCGTGTACCACTGGGCCTACTTGAAGGGACACCTGTGGGGGGAGCAGCGCCTGCGGAGTGGGAACGCAGACCCGAGCACCGGTCAGCAGGTGGTGCTGCGGCGACAGTGA
- a CDS encoding glycosyltransferase family 4 protein produces MTAVKRSGRRVVHVLRKYDPREWGGTETHVVEVTRRLAELGWRPEVHAPSGPSEPDRALGPQVPLVRYRAFCPFIGPAGKRKALVATAGNLASFDEPLRLVRDRGLALAHLHTAGRIGGAVRTAMRLTGRPYVISVHGPLLARKSWLEEDTARRLSGLLDVGRPIGWLLGARRVIQDAERVITFNSEERRALSAVVGDRAVRLDQGVNLERMASGSADRARERWPQLARSRLVTVVGRISPEKNQVLAVRAFSVGAPADHHLVLAGAAVHTAYREQLLREIQTQGVGSRVHIMGNLDAAKEVPDLMALSRLVLVPSEYEAFGLAVLEAWAASRPTMLAVHSGLTDLAEAIGQDGLSVPTLEVEDWAAALRQALASPERLEVAARAGAELVRRRFSWDVVVRKLEELYQEVIERGGRR; encoded by the coding sequence ATGACTGCTGTGAAGCGCTCCGGGCGGCGCGTGGTGCACGTCCTTCGCAAGTACGATCCTCGGGAGTGGGGCGGGACGGAGACGCACGTCGTGGAGGTGACGCGGCGGCTGGCGGAGCTGGGCTGGCGGCCGGAGGTGCACGCGCCGAGCGGACCCTCGGAGCCGGACCGCGCGCTGGGCCCCCAGGTTCCGTTGGTGCGCTACCGGGCCTTCTGTCCATTCATTGGTCCGGCCGGAAAGCGGAAGGCACTCGTCGCAACCGCCGGCAACCTGGCCTCCTTCGATGAGCCTCTCCGGCTCGTGCGTGACCGGGGGCTCGCCCTGGCGCACCTGCACACGGCGGGGCGCATCGGTGGGGCTGTGCGGACGGCCATGCGCCTCACCGGGCGTCCGTATGTCATCTCGGTGCATGGGCCCCTGCTGGCGCGGAAGTCCTGGCTGGAGGAGGACACCGCGCGGCGGCTGTCCGGACTCCTCGACGTGGGCAGGCCCATCGGGTGGCTGCTCGGTGCCCGGCGCGTCATCCAGGACGCCGAGCGCGTCATCACCTTCAACTCGGAGGAGCGGCGCGCCCTGAGTGCGGTGGTCGGTGACCGGGCGGTGCGGCTCGATCAGGGCGTCAACTTGGAGCGGATGGCCTCGGGAAGTGCGGACCGGGCGCGCGAGCGTTGGCCCCAGCTCGCGCGCTCACGCCTGGTCACCGTGGTGGGGCGTATCTCCCCGGAGAAGAACCAGGTGCTGGCGGTCCGGGCCTTCTCCGTGGGGGCGCCCGCGGACCACCACCTGGTGCTCGCGGGCGCGGCGGTGCACACCGCCTACCGGGAGCAACTGCTGCGGGAGATCCAGACACAGGGCGTCGGCTCGCGTGTCCATATCATGGGCAACCTGGACGCGGCGAAGGAGGTCCCGGACTTGATGGCCCTCTCCAGGCTGGTGCTGGTGCCCTCGGAGTATGAGGCCTTCGGGCTGGCGGTGCTGGAGGCGTGGGCGGCCAGCCGTCCGACAATGCTGGCGGTGCACTCGGGGCTGACGGACCTCGCCGAGGCCATCGGCCAGGATGGACTGAGCGTGCCGACGTTGGAGGTGGAGGACTGGGCTGCGGCGCTGCGGCAGGCGCTCGCCAGCCCGGAGCGGCTGGAGGTGGCGGCGCGCGCGGGCGCGGAGCTGGTGCGTCGGCGCTTCAGCTGGGACGTGGTGGTGCGGAAGCTCGAGGAGCTCTACCAGGAGGTCATCGAGAGGGGAGGGCGGCGGTGA
- a CDS encoding PIG-L deacetylase family protein, with the protein MDGIPVRRVFRRLLWMALERLARSFDDDELRRSAMVFAPHPDDETLGCGGAILQKRRAGAVVRIAFLTDGSSSHLQLASRDELRAIRAREALRAAKVLGVEEEDVFMLGFPDAALGSHREAAVARVGELLRRHRPEQLFVPYARGEHQDHVSTNHIVHEAVARAGLPVTVLEYAVWAWRHWPMVGFGRTRLQQRSVLAGTVSTRLGLRMVREFRTKVPIQDVVGQKRAALALHASQMERRNAEPRWRTLQDVDGGDFLPCFFEDYELYRRIDVAAR; encoded by the coding sequence ATGGACGGGATTCCGGTGAGGCGGGTGTTCCGCCGCTTGCTGTGGATGGCGCTGGAACGGCTGGCCCGCTCCTTCGACGACGACGAGCTCCGGCGCTCGGCGATGGTATTCGCGCCGCACCCGGATGACGAGACGCTGGGCTGCGGGGGGGCCATCCTCCAGAAGCGGCGCGCGGGGGCAGTGGTGCGAATCGCCTTCCTGACGGACGGCTCCAGCTCTCACCTCCAGCTGGCTTCGCGCGATGAGCTGAGGGCGATACGGGCCCGGGAGGCGTTGCGCGCGGCGAAGGTGCTGGGCGTGGAGGAAGAGGACGTCTTCATGCTGGGCTTTCCCGACGCCGCGCTGGGCTCGCACCGCGAGGCGGCCGTGGCCAGGGTGGGGGAGCTGCTGCGGCGGCACCGGCCGGAGCAGCTCTTCGTCCCGTACGCTCGGGGCGAGCACCAGGACCACGTGAGCACGAACCACATCGTCCATGAAGCGGTGGCACGGGCGGGGCTGCCAGTCACGGTGCTCGAGTACGCGGTGTGGGCCTGGCGGCACTGGCCCATGGTGGGCTTCGGGCGGACACGGCTGCAGCAGCGGTCCGTGCTGGCGGGAACGGTGTCCACGCGGCTGGGCCTGCGGATGGTGCGGGAGTTCCGGACGAAGGTGCCCATCCAGGACGTGGTGGGGCAGAAGCGCGCCGCGCTGGCGCTGCACGCATCACAGATGGAGCGCCGCAACGCGGAGCCACGCTGGCGCACGCTGCAGGACGTGGACGGGGGCGATTTCCTCCCGTGCTTCTTCGAGGACTACGAGCTCTACCGCCGCATCGACGTCGCGGCGCGCTGA
- a CDS encoding O-antigen ligase family protein — translation METKSIIFLSLCSVVIPAGVIAVGRFPRLKHLCAGLLIWGTTHSSARAINFFSREWYRGTTRGFEFCWLDFLWIFLLVDELRRRKPGQRLALPYGLVSMGVFFAYNVVNVLLSEPQLFGLFELSKMFRGVMVYVTMAYYVKNERDLRRVVLVLAITVIYEWFWAMHSRVVLGHSRADGTLFHPNTLSMFNLIAIPVLLAVSLSSVEQRLKRLCGVAAFLGSVSVLCTVSRAGLASLGLLLVGVGLTCGALKLTPKTVAVAFALVLAAIPLGIKLAPSFQARFESEGGLSREFGGEAHEGRGAYVHLARLMQEDHFFGVGLNNWSYQVSNQYGRMIGFGYIPYTGTDEAPPKGPIPAGSNVDAAQAPPGHSLYLITLGETGWPGVFFFAVVWLRWFKMGASFFFSRSPAFRSRFGLGVFFGLLGAFAQSFSEWEYRQTPLFFLLHTLLGALAAVYPARPSVMAKPRASGGDDKARTAV, via the coding sequence ATGGAGACGAAGTCCATCATCTTCCTGAGCCTGTGCTCGGTGGTGATTCCCGCGGGAGTCATCGCAGTGGGCAGGTTTCCGCGCTTGAAGCACCTCTGCGCCGGCCTGCTCATCTGGGGTACCACCCACTCCTCGGCGCGAGCCATCAACTTTTTCAGCCGCGAGTGGTACCGCGGCACCACCCGCGGCTTTGAGTTCTGCTGGCTCGACTTCCTGTGGATCTTCCTCTTGGTGGACGAGCTGCGGCGGCGCAAGCCGGGCCAGCGGCTGGCGCTGCCCTACGGGCTGGTCAGCATGGGGGTGTTCTTCGCGTACAACGTGGTGAACGTCCTCCTCTCCGAGCCTCAGCTTTTCGGCCTGTTCGAGCTGTCGAAGATGTTCCGCGGCGTCATGGTGTACGTGACGATGGCGTACTACGTGAAGAACGAGCGGGACCTTCGCCGCGTCGTCCTGGTGCTGGCCATCACGGTCATCTACGAGTGGTTCTGGGCGATGCACTCCCGCGTCGTGCTGGGGCACTCGCGGGCGGATGGGACGCTGTTCCATCCGAACACGCTGTCCATGTTCAACCTCATCGCCATCCCGGTGCTGCTCGCGGTTTCTCTATCGAGCGTCGAGCAACGCCTCAAGCGCCTGTGTGGAGTGGCCGCCTTCCTGGGCTCCGTCTCGGTGCTCTGCACCGTGTCGCGCGCGGGGCTGGCCTCGCTCGGGCTGCTGCTGGTGGGCGTGGGGCTGACCTGCGGGGCGCTGAAGCTGACCCCGAAGACGGTGGCGGTGGCGTTCGCGCTGGTGCTCGCGGCGATTCCCCTGGGCATCAAGCTGGCTCCGTCGTTCCAGGCACGCTTCGAGTCGGAGGGTGGGCTGTCCAGGGAGTTCGGGGGCGAGGCGCACGAAGGGCGCGGCGCGTACGTGCACCTCGCCAGGCTGATGCAGGAGGACCACTTCTTCGGCGTCGGGCTTAACAACTGGTCCTACCAGGTGTCGAACCAGTACGGCAGGATGATTGGGTTCGGCTACATCCCATACACGGGCACAGACGAGGCGCCGCCAAAGGGTCCAATCCCGGCGGGCTCGAACGTGGACGCGGCGCAGGCTCCACCGGGGCACAGCCTGTATCTCATCACGCTCGGTGAGACAGGCTGGCCCGGCGTCTTCTTCTTTGCCGTTGTCTGGCTACGCTGGTTCAAGATGGGGGCGAGCTTCTTCTTCAGCCGCTCGCCCGCATTCCGCTCGCGCTTTGGCCTGGGTGTCTTCTTTGGCCTCCTGGGCGCCTTCGCCCAGAGCTTCTCCGAGTGGGAGTACCGACAGACACCGCTCTTCTTCCTGCTGCATACCCTGTTGGGGGCGCTCGCGGCCGTGTACCCGGCCCGCCCGTCGGTGATGGCGAAGCCGAGGGCGAGCGGAGGGGATGACAAGGCGCGCACCGCGGTGTGA
- a CDS encoding Kelch repeat-containing protein, whose product MDESPSTPVRNEKHQHATLPRPCVCLRLPLKPAGRTTRQLYLSWKVRHGGRLKQAKGAQRQPPLTGNIMHAMRASRLLLLGLVCVALGCSSKAPEDTTLVRSASPLAEGWTATGAMAESRKYHAGVVLLPSGKVLVAGGYNSSGYLSSSSVYDPATGTWTAAAPMPAPRQVLTATLLTSGKVLVAGGENATGRLSSTAVYDPATNTWASAGSFASGVARDALTATLLPSGKVLVAGGGNSSGAKFNVDVYDPVAGTWSVGPNLGVARRNHTATLLTTGQVLVVGGVGSASLATAEVYDPASNTWTAKGGLATARYNHTATRLPSGKVLVVGGRSSGVGVVGTAEVYDPSTGTWSATGALGSARELHTATLLSTGKVLVAGGQNGSALSSAEVYDETSGTWSATTPMGVARYVHVAVPLEGKVLVVGGVGSVSLATAEVYGYDACAGVSCNSAPGPCYEATGTCGNGVCSYAPKASGAACDDGNACTGADACNGAGVCAGSPTSCSSPPGQCYEAAGTCSGGACSYAYKAAGAGCDDGDACTVGEECNGAGGCAGTPVSCNSPPGQCYEAAGTCGSGACSYAPKAAGTACNDGNGGTLNDVCSGTGACAGVPACTTPPSACHDSPGTYANGACTYPVKVTGTACGAGQVCNATGQCLSGCWIGGAYYAAGATNPSVACQECNPGVTTSGWSNKALGSTCAAPSYGTWGSCDGFSDTCDETGSQSRTVTAYACTSSGTCASSSSGETQACSRSTGGTACGMSYDGWGSCGGFSDYCDTSGTQSRTVTASTCGAGACNESSTSTETQACTRAAPNTNCAAPSYGAWSACNFSDACAQTGTQSRTVTSYSYSCATGQCVASTSTETQSCTRNTNGNSCGTPSYGGWSSCSGYSDTCDETGTQSRSVTSYTCSNGTCGSSNGTETQACSRSRDGRSCGTDYGGWGSCEGFSDYCDASGSQSRSVTAYECGGGSCNESSTSTETQACSRVPPGPQPCSSSYGSWSACGGFSDTCDASGTQSRQVTHYTYNCATGQCTPTSSSAETQPCTRTPPGPQHCPTTYGQWGTCTRATPCGQGIQQRTVTSYTYSCATGACVGSTTTETQDCSLPAMPGWTLCPNGTCTTLEDNDNCGACGNACTGPKYNICMGGSCCYTPTNCL is encoded by the coding sequence ATGGATGAGTCCCCAAGCACCCCAGTCCGCAATGAAAAGCACCAGCACGCGACCCTCCCGCGGCCATGCGTGTGCTTGAGGTTGCCCCTCAAACCAGCTGGCCGCACAACAAGACAATTGTATCTCTCATGGAAAGTGAGGCATGGTGGCCGGCTGAAGCAAGCCAAGGGGGCGCAGCGACAGCCTCCACTCACTGGGAATATCATGCACGCAATGAGAGCCAGCAGGCTCCTGCTGTTGGGATTGGTATGTGTTGCCTTGGGTTGTAGCAGCAAGGCGCCTGAAGACACGACACTGGTCCGCAGCGCTTCGCCATTGGCGGAGGGGTGGACGGCCACCGGCGCCATGGCCGAGTCGCGCAAGTACCATGCGGGCGTGGTGCTGCTGCCGTCGGGCAAGGTGCTGGTGGCGGGCGGCTACAACTCCAGCGGCTATTTGTCCTCCTCCTCCGTTTATGACCCTGCAACAGGCACCTGGACTGCCGCCGCCCCCATGCCGGCGCCCCGACAGGTGCTCACCGCCACGCTGTTGACTTCGGGCAAGGTGCTCGTGGCGGGCGGCGAGAACGCGACGGGCCGCTTGTCATCCACGGCAGTCTATGACCCAGCCACCAACACGTGGGCTTCAGCGGGGAGTTTTGCCTCGGGAGTGGCTCGCGACGCTCTGACGGCGACGCTGTTGCCTTCGGGCAAGGTGCTGGTGGCGGGCGGAGGCAACTCCAGCGGCGCCAAGTTCAATGTGGATGTGTATGACCCGGTGGCGGGAACCTGGAGCGTGGGCCCGAACCTGGGAGTGGCGCGGCGCAACCATACGGCGACGCTGCTGACGACGGGGCAGGTGCTGGTGGTGGGAGGCGTCGGGAGCGCGAGCCTGGCGACGGCGGAGGTGTATGACCCGGCGAGCAATACCTGGACGGCGAAGGGAGGGCTGGCGACGGCGCGCTACAACCATACGGCGACGCGGTTGCCCTCGGGCAAGGTGCTGGTGGTGGGCGGGCGCAGCAGCGGAGTGGGGGTGGTGGGGACGGCGGAGGTATACGACCCGAGCACGGGGACGTGGAGCGCGACGGGCGCGCTGGGGAGTGCGCGGGAGTTGCACACGGCGACGCTGCTAAGCACGGGGAAGGTGCTGGTTGCGGGAGGACAGAATGGGAGCGCGTTGAGCAGCGCGGAGGTGTACGACGAGACCAGCGGGACGTGGAGCGCGACGACGCCGATGGGAGTGGCGAGGTACGTCCACGTGGCGGTGCCGCTGGAGGGGAAGGTGTTGGTGGTGGGAGGAGTTGGGAGCGTGAGCCTGGCGACGGCGGAGGTGTATGGGTACGACGCATGCGCCGGGGTGAGCTGCAACAGCGCGCCGGGGCCGTGCTACGAGGCGACGGGGACATGCGGCAATGGGGTGTGCAGCTACGCACCGAAGGCTTCGGGCGCGGCGTGCGATGACGGGAATGCCTGTACCGGGGCGGACGCGTGCAACGGCGCGGGAGTGTGCGCGGGAAGTCCCACCAGTTGCAGCAGCCCGCCTGGACAGTGCTACGAGGCGGCCGGCACGTGCAGCGGCGGCGCATGCTCCTACGCGTACAAGGCGGCAGGCGCGGGGTGTGATGACGGGGATGCGTGCACGGTGGGTGAGGAGTGCAACGGGGCTGGAGGGTGCGCGGGCACGCCGGTGAGCTGCAACAGCCCGCCCGGGCAGTGCTACGAGGCGGCGGGCACGTGCGGCAGTGGGGCATGCAGCTATGCGCCGAAGGCCGCGGGCACCGCCTGCAATGATGGCAATGGTGGAACCCTCAACGACGTGTGCAGCGGGACGGGGGCGTGCGCGGGAGTGCCGGCATGCACGACGCCGCCGAGCGCGTGCCATGACTCCCCGGGCACGTACGCCAACGGGGCCTGCACGTACCCGGTGAAGGTGACTGGGACGGCATGCGGTGCCGGACAGGTGTGCAACGCGACGGGCCAGTGTCTGAGCGGGTGCTGGATTGGAGGGGCGTACTACGCGGCGGGGGCCACCAACCCGAGCGTGGCATGCCAGGAGTGCAACCCGGGAGTAACGACGAGCGGTTGGAGCAACAAGGCCTTGGGAAGCACATGCGCGGCCCCCTCGTATGGAACCTGGGGGAGCTGCGATGGATTCAGCGACACATGCGATGAGACGGGGAGCCAGTCGCGCACGGTGACGGCGTATGCCTGCACCAGCAGCGGGACGTGTGCCAGTTCGAGCTCGGGCGAGACGCAGGCGTGCTCGCGAAGCACGGGGGGCACCGCGTGCGGCATGAGCTACGACGGCTGGGGAAGCTGCGGAGGCTTCAGTGACTACTGCGACACGTCGGGGACGCAGTCGCGGACGGTGACGGCTTCGACGTGTGGGGCCGGGGCGTGCAACGAGTCGAGCACCAGCACGGAGACGCAGGCGTGTACGCGAGCGGCTCCCAACACCAACTGCGCGGCGCCCAGCTACGGGGCGTGGAGCGCGTGCAACTTCAGCGACGCCTGCGCGCAGACGGGGACGCAGTCGAGGACGGTGACGAGCTACAGCTACAGCTGCGCCACCGGGCAGTGCGTGGCCTCCACGAGCACCGAGACGCAGTCCTGCACGCGCAACACGAACGGTAACAGCTGTGGCACCCCCAGCTACGGAGGCTGGAGCAGCTGCAGTGGCTACAGTGACACCTGCGACGAAACAGGGACGCAGTCGCGCTCGGTTACCTCATACACCTGCTCCAACGGGACGTGCGGCTCCTCCAACGGTACGGAGACGCAAGCGTGCTCGCGCAGCAGGGACGGAAGGTCTTGCGGTACGGACTACGGAGGCTGGGGAAGCTGCGAAGGCTTCAGTGACTACTGCGACGCGTCGGGGTCGCAGTCGAGATCCGTGACGGCTTACGAGTGCGGAGGTGGATCGTGCAACGAGTCGAGCACCAGCACGGAGACGCAGGCATGCAGCCGGGTGCCGCCCGGTCCACAGCCGTGCTCCTCGAGCTATGGAAGCTGGAGCGCCTGCGGTGGGTTCAGCGACACATGTGATGCGTCGGGCACGCAGTCTCGCCAGGTGACTCACTACACCTACAACTGCGCGACAGGACAGTGTACGCCAACATCCAGCAGCGCGGAGACGCAGCCTTGTACGCGGACGCCTCCCGGTCCTCAGCACTGCCCAACGACATACGGGCAGTGGGGCACGTGCACCCGCGCCACCCCTTGCGGGCAGGGGATACAACAACGGACGGTGACGAGCTACACCTACAGTTGCGCAACCGGGGCGTGCGTGGGGTCCACGACCACGGAGACGCAGGACTGTTCACTCCCCGCGATGCCTGGTTGGACGCTGTGCCCCAATGGCACGTGCACGACTCTAGAGGACAACGACAACTGTGGCGCTTGTGGGAATGCTTGTACGGGCCCCAAGTACAACATTTGTATGGGGGGAAGTTGCTGTTATACGCCGACCAATTGTTTGTAG
- a CDS encoding acyltransferase family protein, whose translation MRNPVIRKALSEDLFFVRGASLLLVVLVHVIGVEPSQGVRKLFSPEHEELRFAAGVIHSFNMAVMLISSGAAVSLFGGQDTPFREFAHRKLRKLVLPMLVWAPVFLYVHELSRARPHTLGGWLALLAQFPGAWFPPYAIFWFVHALVGCSCLAWAYKRLAPALGRWEGLGYLGLSVVLHGAFETWDSPMAGIGMRYLRFILFWNCLFGLGMSLSPWLALAHHRLSRLPLTLQGLLPAGLLGLLVSLYASGLDEGPVDLRLINGPLGFCMQFTLAVFLLGVARSLGAGRKGLASRIVYLGSISMPLYLFHIYFVSGLRLALGKVLPDAPLALHLALGSLVGLMGPLGLYLLLERNGAFRWSIGLSGVPSDPPRASCPREPRASGRN comes from the coding sequence ATGCGCAATCCGGTGATTCGCAAGGCGCTGTCCGAGGATCTGTTCTTCGTCCGCGGCGCCAGCCTGCTGCTCGTGGTGCTCGTCCATGTGATTGGCGTGGAGCCCTCCCAAGGAGTGCGCAAGCTCTTCTCTCCGGAGCACGAGGAGCTGCGGTTCGCCGCAGGGGTCATCCACAGCTTCAACATGGCGGTGATGCTCATCAGCTCGGGAGCCGCGGTGTCGCTCTTCGGTGGGCAGGACACTCCCTTCCGGGAGTTCGCACACAGGAAGCTGCGCAAGCTCGTCCTCCCCATGTTGGTGTGGGCCCCCGTCTTCCTCTATGTCCATGAACTCTCCCGGGCGCGTCCTCACACCCTCGGAGGCTGGCTGGCGCTGCTGGCCCAGTTCCCTGGTGCGTGGTTCCCTCCGTACGCCATCTTCTGGTTCGTTCACGCGCTGGTGGGCTGTTCATGCCTGGCGTGGGCGTACAAGCGCCTCGCGCCGGCCCTGGGCAGATGGGAGGGGCTCGGTTACCTGGGGTTGTCCGTGGTGTTGCATGGCGCCTTCGAGACCTGGGACTCTCCCATGGCTGGAATTGGGATGAGGTACCTCCGCTTCATCCTTTTCTGGAACTGCCTCTTCGGTCTGGGAATGAGCCTGTCGCCCTGGCTGGCGCTGGCGCACCATAGGCTGTCCCGGCTGCCGCTGACACTCCAGGGACTGCTGCCAGCAGGACTTCTGGGGCTGCTGGTTTCGCTCTACGCCTCAGGCCTGGATGAGGGGCCCGTTGATCTGCGCCTGATCAATGGCCCGCTGGGCTTCTGCATGCAATTCACCCTGGCCGTGTTCCTGCTGGGTGTCGCTCGGAGCCTGGGCGCCGGGCGGAAGGGGCTGGCGAGCAGGATCGTCTACCTGGGCTCGATCAGCATGCCCCTGTACCTCTTCCACATCTACTTCGTGTCCGGGCTGAGGCTGGCTTTGGGGAAGGTGCTGCCCGATGCGCCGCTCGCGCTCCACCTGGCGCTGGGCTCGCTCGTGGGGCTGATGGGACCCTTGGGCCTCTACCTCCTCCTTGAGAGAAATGGCGCCTTCCGATGGAGCATTGGCCTGTCCGGGGTTCCATCCGACCCGCCCAGGGCTTCTTGTCCGAGGGAGCCTCGCGCATCAGGACGCAACTGA
- a CDS encoding glycosyltransferase, giving the protein MAISVSNRETASGQMTLIQAVSLGGSVVATRCIGTGGYVRHGENGWVVSMGDVEEWRFTLHSILYAAAERQWVATAALCCAQERFTDRAGTQVVRALAQELCPVKGSLHGRAQQGPMERGEQQEPAR; this is encoded by the coding sequence GTGGCCATCTCCGTCAGCAACCGGGAGACGGCGAGCGGGCAGATGACGTTGATACAGGCCGTGTCGCTCGGGGGCTCAGTGGTCGCGACCCGGTGCATCGGGACCGGGGGCTACGTCCGCCACGGCGAGAACGGCTGGGTCGTCTCGATGGGAGACGTGGAGGAATGGCGATTCACCCTGCACTCCATCCTGTACGCCGCCGCCGAGCGGCAATGGGTGGCCACCGCGGCACTGTGCTGCGCCCAGGAGCGCTTCACGGACCGGGCCGGCACCCAGGTGGTGAGGGCGCTCGCCCAGGAGCTGTGCCCGGTCAAGGGCTCGCTGCATGGCCGAGCGCAGCAGGGGCCCATGGAACGCGGAGAGCAGCAGGAGCCAGCCCGATGA